Proteins from one Anopheles nili chromosome 2, idAnoNiliSN_F5_01, whole genome shotgun sequence genomic window:
- the LOC128730354 gene encoding glypican-6, giving the protein MASNLLLACVFLASVLVGGGGLANASAIPSPSFPANSGVANSASSADAGHRRTSCLAVHPILKQRGVDSVDMPIDPLPDLALRHCEVPTGGGTCCTQMTEHKLALHAKTTLERNTKDNISKLSSVLGARAQRFNEFFEQLLNESKHEFHAMFKRTYGTIYEQNSYVFSDLFGELERYYSHGKVDLSETMDRFFNILFQKMFTVLNAQYTFDNKYLGCVSEHMKELKPFGDVPDKLSVQIKRSFVATRTYAQSLASAAEAARNMVNVRLSTECTAALTRMSTCNVCAGQTKKPCQSYCVNVMKGCFPSFDEVGTEWDMFVSKMERVSERLLGPFNIVMVVEPINIKISEAIMNFQENGKDISDRIFQGCGQPSLGRMRRSLDGGSSQQFAQSHPMMATGQPQLPLVESIEHRSVVVASPDSSEVDSQFTFDEEGEQQDLHEENDGMNEQRISKRSAGAGPGGDSTSRELKYEPLQFSDGDVQFTNSNGPPVSGLTGSSSGHHASAGSGNGSGAGGRANRRKNKGGRKQTDDEDDHNNRDPMIDRLVKDIRQKVTSSKRFWTQLPYMLCNNEEIAEPPTNDATCWNGTTIDRYQPTIIAGETDTNPEFPNRVFQARPSTIVQQQLFVLRTAVSHLSNAYIGHDVEWNDQEDGYYGSGSGQGSGIDDEDHDGSGTGLWEIEVPNERRPEPTGEFKPPKIFFDGGGNVGAGGGPGGDFGNGVTNNDLDYTHSRSGFTPGLAGGDTASGGASGASGTSSAGSGTPGTTPEMSIERAMLGFFLPIAMAWFGGLIADLL; this is encoded by the exons atCTAGCTCTACGCCACTGCGAGGTACCGACCGGTGGTGGAACCTGCTGTACGCAAATGACCGAACACAAGCTGGCCCTTCACGCGAAGACGACGCTCGAGCGCAACACCAAAGACAACATCTCGAAGCTCTCATCAGTGCTTGGAGCTCGAGCCCAGCGGTTCAACG aaTTCTTCGAGCAGCTACTCAACGAATCGAAGCACGAGTTCCACGCAATGTTCAAGCGCACGTACGGGACGATCTACGAGCAGAATTCGTACGTCTTTTCGGACCTGTTTGGGGAGCTGGAACGCTACTACTCACACGGCAAGGTCGACCTGTCCGAGACGATGGATCGCTTCTTTAACATACTGTTTCAGAAGATGTTCACCGTGCTGAACGCTCAGTACACCTTCGACAACAA GTACCTTGGTTGCGTTAGCGAACACATGAAGGAGCTGAAACCGTTCGGAGACGTGCCAGACAAGCTGTCGGTGCAGATCAAGCGATCCTTCGTGGCGACTCGAACCTACGCACAGTCCCTCGCCTCTGCAGCTGAAGCCGCCCGGAACATGGTCAAT GTACGTTTGTCGACGGAATGTACGGCGGCTCTTACCAGGATGAGCACGTGTAACGTGTGCGCTGGTCAGACGAAGAAACCGTGCCAATCGTACTGCGTGAATGTGATGAAAGGTTGCTTCCCGAGCTTCGACGAGGTCGGTACGGAATGGGACATGTTCGTCTCAAAGATGGAGCGTGTCTCGGAACGCCTGCTCGGTCCATTCAACATCGTCATGGTGGTCGAACCGATCAACATCAAGATTTCGGAGGCAATCATGAACTTCCAG gaaaatggaaaggacATCTCGGATCGCATCTTCCAAGGATGCGGACAACCTTCGCTGGGTCGCATGCGTCGATCGCTAGACGGTGGCTCAAGCCAACAGTTTGCCCAATCTCACCCAATGATGGCCACCGGACAACCGCAGCTTCCGCTGGTGGAAAGTATCGAGCACCGGTCGGTTGTCGTCGCTAGTCCGGATTCGTCCGAGGTTGACTCCCAGTTCACGTTCGATGAAGAAGGCGAACAACAGGATCTCCACGAAGAGAACGACGGAATGAACGAGCAACGGATCAGTAAACGATCCGCCGGAGCCGGTCCCGGTGGTGATTCCACGAGCCGGGAGCTCAAATACGAACCACTGCAGTTCTCCGACGGTGATGTGCAGTTCACAAACAGCAATGGTCCTCCGGTAAGCGGACTAACGGGTTCATCTTCCGGGCACCACGCATCAGCCGGTAGTGGAAATGGCAGCGGAGCAGGAGGACGAGCAAACCGACGAAAGAACAAGGGCGGCCGCAAACAAAcggacgacgaagacgaccaCAACAACCGTGACCCGATGATAGATCGGTTGGTGAAGGACATCCGCCAGAAGGTGACCAGTTCGAAGCGATTCTGGACGCAACTACCGTACATGCTGTGTAACAACGAGGAAATTGCGGAACCACCAACGAACGATGCCACCTGCTGGAACGGAACCACAATCGATCG CTACCAACCGACGATCATCGCCGGAGAAACGGACACAAACCCGGAGTTTCCCAATCGAGTGTTTCAGGCGCGCCCAAGCACGATCGTTCAGCAGCAGCTATTTGTGTTGCGAACGGCCGTAAGCCACCTCAGCAATGCTTACATCGGTCACGACGTCGAATGGAACGATCAAG AGGACGGTTACTACGGCAGTGGATCCGGTCAGGGCAGCGGTATCGATGATGAAGACCACGACGGTTCCGGTACGGGTCTCTGGGAGATCGAGGTACCGAACGAGCGGCGACCGGAACCGACCGGTGAATTCAAACCGCCCAAGATCTTCTTCGATGGAGGTGGCAACGTCGGCGCAGGCGGAGGTCCTGGTGGTGATTTTGGCAATGGTGTCACCAACAACGACCTCGATTACACGCACTCCCGTTCCGGTTTCACGCCCGGTCTGGCGGGAGGTGACACTGCATCAGGTGGTGCCTCCGGTGCGAGTGGTACAAGCTCCGCCGGAAGTGGCACACCCGGAACCACGCCGGAAATGTCGATCGAACGAGCCATGCTTGGGTTCTTCCTGCCCATCGCGATGGCGTGGTTCGGTGGATTGATTGCCGATTTGCTGTGA
- the LOC128732062 gene encoding uncharacterized protein LOC128732062, with amino-acid sequence MVLGQLFAIASGLSIMTLAAIGLIYYTNRQQQEQQPHYARSNVSSSTRKTRWSGHDDDNEDIFCTICLEKILSSNYWTLPCKHSFHIVCISKWQRNKQECPNCRVPFS; translated from the exons ATGGTGTTGGGGCAATTGTTTGCAATCGCTTCCGGTTTAAGCATCATGACGCTAGCCGCCATCGGTTTAATCTACTACACGAatcggcagcagcaggagcagcagccaCACTACGCACGAAGTAATGTCTCGAGCAGCACCAGAAAAACTCGATGGAGTGGAcatgacgacgacaacgaaga CATTTTTTGCACTATCTGCCTGGAGAAAATACTCTCCTCAAACTACTGGACGTTACCGTGTAAGCATTCATTCCACATTGTATGCATATCGAAGTGGCAGCGAAACAAGCAGGAATGCCCAAATTGTCGCGTCCCGTTCTCCTAA
- the LOC128732061 gene encoding 60S ribosomal protein L3, translated as MSHRKFSAPRHGSMAFYPKKRASRHQGRVKAFPKDDASKPVHLTAFLAYKAGMTHIVREADRPGSKINKKEVVEAVTILETPPIVVVGAVGYIETPFGPRALCNVWAQHLSEECRRRFYKNWHASKKKAFTKASKKWTDDLGKKSIEDTFKKMVRYCKFIRVIAHSQIRLIKQGQKKAHIIEIQLNGGTIEDKVNWVKEHLEKPIPVSQVFSQDEMIDCVAVTKGKGFKGVTSRWHTKKLPRKTHKGLRKVACIGAWHPSRVAFTVARAGQKGYHHRTELNKKIYRLGAGIHTKDGKVIKNSAATEYDLTDKSITPMGGFPFYGEINQDFVMIKGCCIGAKRRVITLRKSLLVHTKRSALEQIKLKFIDTSSKMGHGRFQTPADKRAYYGVLKKDRIREEKAQAAAAAAAAAAKPTA; from the exons ATG TCTCATCGTAAGTTTTCAGCGCCACGCCATGGCTCCATGGCTTTCTACCCCAAGAAACGCGCCTCGCGTCATCAGGGTAGAGTAAAGGCTTTTCCGAAGGATGATGCCTCGAAGCCGGTGCATCTCACCGCCTTCCTGGCTTACAAGGCCGGTATGACTCATATCGTTCGTGAAGCCGACCGACCGGGTTCAA aaatcaataaaaaggAGGTTGTCGAGGCGGTTACGATCCTCGAAACGCCGCCAATCGTTGTCGTCGGAGCTGTCGGTTATATCGAAACTCCGTTCGGACCACGTGCGTTGTGCAACGTTTGGGCGCAGCATTTGTCCGAGGAGTGCCGTCGTCGTTTCTACAAGAACTG GCATGCGAGCAAGAAGAAGGCTTTCACCAAGGCCTCGAAGAAGTGGACCGATGATCTAGGCAAGAAGTCGATCGAGGACACTTTCAAGAAAATGGTGCGCTACTGCAAGTTCATCCGTGTCATCGCACACTCGCAG aTTCGTTTGATCAAGCAGGGACAAAAGAAGGCCCATATCATCGAGATTCAGCTGAACGGTGGCACCATCGAGGATAAGGTCAACTGGGTGAAGGAACACCTGGAGAAGCCGATCCCGGTATCGCAGGTGTTCTCGCAGGACGAGATGATCGATTGCGTTGCCGTCACCAAGGGCAAGGGCTTCAAGGGTGTGACCAGCCGTTGGCACACGAAGAAGCTGCCGCGCAAGACGCACAAGGGTCTGCGTAAGGTCGCTTGTATCGGTGCGTGGCATCCATCGCGTGTCGCCTTCACCGTTGCCCGTGCTGGTCAGAAGGGTTACCATCACCGTACGGAGCTTAACAAGAAGATCTACCGTCTCGGAGCGGGCATCCACACCAAGGATGGCAAG GTTATCAAGAACAGCGCCGCCACTGAGTACGATCTGACCGACAAATCGATTACGCCCATGGGTGGCTTCCCGTTCTACGGAGAAATCAACCAGGACTTCGTCATGATCAAGGGCTGCTGCATCGGTGCCAAGCGTCGCGTCATCACACTCCGCAAGTCGTTGCTGGTGCACACGAAGCGTTCCGCGCTCGAACAAATCAAGCTCAAGTTCATCGATACGTCGTCGAAGATGGGACACGGACGCTTCCAGACGCCGGCTGACAAGCGCGCCTACTACGGTGTGCTCAAGAAGGACCGCATTCGCGAAGAGAAGGCTCAGGCCGccgcggctgctgctgctgccgctgccaaGCCTACGGCATAA
- the LOC128720319 gene encoding chitobiosyldiphosphodolichol beta-mannosyltransferase — MNNKNEQNACVIVLGDIGRSPRMQYHVKSLSENEFSVDFIGYVHTPPLEDIRNSPNVRIHELNPFPELELPSILKYIFKTVWQTLGLLITLISIRKPKFILCQNPPAIPAIIVAYFYCLFARSKLIIDWHNYTYSILALESPNSLIVSFAKKIEAYFGAKAADNLCVTKSMKVDLQTRWNVRATVLYDRPPQQFQSISLQEKHNLLLRLGETISAFKSKQILEQTETSDIIERTAFTAKYRNGEIKLLDSRPGLLISSTSWTPDEDFSMLISALDQYEQNANEQPTHYPSLVCIITGKGPLKDRFRNIVDSKPWKKVQVDMPWLENEDYPKLLASSDLGVCLHYSSSGLDLPMKVVDMFGSGLPVCAIDFNCIDELVKHGENGFVFQHYQELAEQINSWFMDFPNNIALTNMKQNIQKQLKQFQALRWSENWKNVALPVLKN; from the exons ATGAACAACAAGAATGAGCAAAACGCATGTGTTATTGTTTTGGGGGACATAGGGCGCAGTCCTCGTATGCAATATCACGTCAAAAGCCTATCGGAGAACGAATTTTCGGTGGATTTCATTGGTTACGTCCATACTCCGCCACTAGAAGATATAAGAAACAGTCCAAATGTGCGAATTCATGAGCTCAACCCCTTCCCAGAACTGGAATTGCCGAGCATCTTAAAGTATATCTTCAAAACAGTTTGGCAAACTCTTGGATTGCTGATCACGCTGATCAGTATTCGTAAACCCAAGTTTATTCTCTGCCAAAATCCTCCCGCGATTCCTGCTATAATTGTTGCATATTTTTACTGCCTATTTGCCCGATCCAAGCTTATTATTGATTGGCATAATTATACATACTCCATTCTGGCACTCGAATCTCCAAATTCATTGATTGTAAGttttgcaaagaaaattgAGGCATATTTTGGAGCAAAAGCAGCAGATAATTTGTGTGTAACAAAATCTATGAAAGTGGATTTGCAGACTCGATGGAATGTGAG gGCTACTGTGTTGTATGATCGTCCTCCTCAACAGTTTCAAAGCATATCTCTGCAAGAAAAGCATAATCTCTTACTTCGGCTGGGAGAAACCATAAGTGCCTTTAAATCGAAACAAATACTTGAGCAAACAGAAACATCGGATATTATAGAACGTACAGCATTTACTGCAAAATATCGAAATGGTGAGATAAAACTACTGGATTCGAGACCTGGGTTATTGATTTCCAGTACTAGCTGGACACCAGATGAGGATTTCAGCATGTTAATTAGTGCGCTTGATCAATATGAACAGAATGCCAATGAACAACCTACGCACTATCCGTCGCTTGTATGCATAATCACTGGTAAAGGACCTCTTAAAGATAGATTTCGTAACATAGTGGATTCTAAGCCATGGAAGAAGGTCCAAGTGGATATGCCCTGGCTTGAAAACGAAGATTATCCAAAATTACTGGCTAGTAGTGACTTAGGAGTTTGCCTTCACTACAGTTCCAGTGGTCTAGATTTACCTATGAAAGTGGTTGATATGTTTGGATCAGGATTACCAGTTTGTGCCATAGATTTCAATTG CATTGATGAGCTTGTGAAACATGGAGAGAATGGGTTCGTTTTCCAACACTACCAGGAATTGGCAGAACAGATCAACAGCTGGTTTATGGATTTCCCAAATAATATTGCCTTGACCAACATGAAGCAGAACATACAAAAACAGCTTAAGCAGTTTCAAGCGCTTAGatggtcggaaaattggaaaaatgtCGCATTGCCTGTGCTTAAGAACTAA
- the LOC128720417 gene encoding histone-lysine N-trimethyltransferase SMYD5, which produces MEKVILKSTAEKGRGLYATELIRQGTIIIEEEPLISCQYSWNAAYGYLACEYCLRPLETAERNAQRLANDPSILLPRTECCTVEPLLSNHTKCQQCGVLYCSSDCLNNALNRYHAAVCLGDDALNENHPINILVEFWKKMHYPPETCGIMLFVKIVGLFRQAKDPLKLREQFQEFVHKSVNEDLFIFHKMLGEKFTSQIAELHTLFCKAFKVETDDRLNWLNIDGFKSLVALVGTNGQGIGTSSFGDWVKNVSACEINEAERKSVDDLIDDLYSKMDDAVGSFLNNEGSALYIMQSKVNHSCAPNAESVFPYSNHVLALKATRDIEPGEEISISYLDECNLERSRHSRQKALREYYLFICQCEKCESQIHDPDETSDEEEDDDEDMEDSD; this is translated from the exons atggaaaaagtAATCCTTAAATCGACCGCGGAAAAAGGTCGTGGACTTTACGCTACGGAACTAATACGACAGGGAACTATTATAATAGAAGAAGAACCCCTAATATCCTGCCAATATTCTTGGAACGCTGCGTACGGCTACTTAGCGTGCGAGTATTGTCTTCGCCCACTGGAAACAGCCGAGAGAAACGCTCAACGATTGGCGAATGATCCAAGTATTCTGTTGCCTAGAACAGAATGCTGCACGGTAGAACCACTTCTTTCTAATCATACAAAGTGCCAGCAATGCGGAGTTTTATATTGCAGCAGCGATTGCCTGAACAACGCGTTAAACCGATACCATGCAGCCGTCTGTCTGGGGGACGATGCGTTAAATGAAAACCATCCGATTAACAttttggtggaattttggAA AAAAATGCACTATCCACCTGAAACATGTGGTATTATGCTGTTCGTGAAAATTGTAGGTCTTTTTAGACAGGCAAAAGATCCACTAAAGCTAAGGGAGCAGTTTCAGGAATTTGTTCATAAATCTGTAAACGaagatttgtttatttttcacaaaatgcTCGGTGAAAAATTCACGTCGCAGATAGCAGAATTGCACACGCTTTTTTGCAAGGCATTTAAAGTGGAAACTGACGATCGGCTCAATTGGTTAAACATCGACGGTTTTAAGAGTCTAGTAGCACTGGTTGGTACAAACGGGCAAGGAATAGGCACGAGTTCATTTGGTGATTGGGTGAAAAACGTTTCAGCATGTGAAATAAACGAAGCGGAGCGCAAATCCGTAGACGATCTTATAGACGACCTTTACAGTAAAATGGATGATGCGGTAGGCTCATTCCTCAATAATGAAGGCTCAGCGCTGTATATTATGCAAAGTAAAGTCAATCATAGTTGTGCACCTAATGCTGAATCGGTATTCCCTTACTCAAATCACGTGCTCGCATTGAAAGCTACACGAGACATAGAACCTGGAGAAGAAATTTCTATTTCTTATTTAGATGAGTGTAATTTAGAAAGGTCACGACATTCACGTCAGAAGGCTCTAAGAGAGTATTACCTATTCATATGTCAGTGCGAAAAATGTGAAAGTCAAATCCACGACCCAGATGAAACATCGGACGAAGAGgaagatgacgatgaggaTATGGAAGACTCCGACTAA
- the LOC128731345 gene encoding DDRGK domain-containing protein 1, protein MDLIFLVGIAIALLIVLLTLVFLNKNKAKKSEDASPAAAQNEENVPRRAQVVRNQRNRARVAQVAEPVDNSEEEDTIPQAQHDYGSEKIGAKKRAKLEAKAEKKAHREQEHRYREEQKKKEVLLEEERRKQAEKEEKEEKDREEAERLAREEKERKDHEEYLKLKQAFNVEEEGFEEENADQQENSLQEFITFIKDNKVVVLEDLAVHFKLKVQAVIDRIGELQKEERITGVIDDRGKFIYISEEELKSVAKFIKQRGRISITELAESSNQLINLTPLLASESAC, encoded by the exons atggatttaatATTCCTTGTTGGAATCGCAATCGCACTGCTGATTGTCTTGTTAACGCTTGTGTTtctgaacaaaaacaaagcgaagaaaagcgagg ATGCATCACCTGCTGCagcacaaaacgaagaaaatgttcCACGTCGCGCACAGGTTGTTCGAAATCAGCGTAATCGTGCTAGGGTCGCACAAGTAGCTGAACCGGTTGATAACTCAGAAGAGGAAGATACGATTCCTCAAGCACAGCATGACTATGGCAGCGAAAAAAttggtgcaaaaaaacgagcgaagcTAGAAGCAAAGGCTGAAAAGAAAGCTCACCGTGAGCAGGAGCATCGATACCGcgaggagcaaaagaaaaaggaagttCTTCTAGAGGAGGAACGACGGAAgcaagcagaaaaagaagaaaaagaggaaaaggaTCGCGAGGAGGCGGAAAGATTGGCCCgtgaagagaaagagcgaaaagaTCACGAAGAATACCTCAAGCTAAAGCAAGCATTTAACGTCGAAGAGGAAGGTTTTGAAGAAGAGAACGCCGATCAGCAGGAAAATAGCCTACAAGAATTTATCACTTTTATTAAG gATAACAAAGTTGTGGTACTGGAAGATTTGGCCGTTCATTTCAAACTAAAAGTACAAGCCGTTATCGATAGAATTGGGGAATtgcaaaaagaagaacgaaTCACTGGCGTTATTGATGATCGAGGCAAATTCATCTACATATCGGAAGAAGAGCTCAAATCCGTGGCCAAATTCATCAAACAAAGGGGCCGTATTTCTATTACGGAGTTAGCTGAGAGCAGCAACCAGCTCATCAATTTGACTCCGCTGTTAGCTTCTGAAAGCGCTTGTTAG
- the LOC128730816 gene encoding transmembrane emp24 domain-containing protein eca: MISTSIITVLATLLVFPLSNALYFHIGETERKCFIEEIPDETTVVANYKVELYDPRSGGFMPSSPGIGMHVEIKDPDDKIILSRVYSSEGRISFTSHIPGEHVLCMYSNSTAWFSGSQLRVHLDIQVGEHTIDYANVAQKEKLTELQLRIRQLLDQVDQITKEQNYQRYREERFRQTSDSTNQRVLWWSLAQTIVLVIMGFWQMRHLKSFFEAKKLV; encoded by the exons ATGATAAGCACTAGTATTATTACAGTGCTTGCTACACTGTTAGTTTTCCCTCTTTCGAATGCTTTATACTTTCACATTGGTGAAACCGAACGTAAATGTTTCATCGAAGAAATACCGGATGAAACCACCGTAGTAG CTAATTACAAGGTGGAACTGTACGACCCCCGGTCCGGAGGATTCATGCCATCATCCCCTGGAATTGGAATGCACGTAGAAATCAAGGACCCAGACGATAAAATAATCCTATCGCGCGTCTACAGCTCCGAAG GACGGATTTCGTTCACCTCCCACATCCCTGGAGAACACGTACTTTGTATGTATTCCAATAGTACCGCATGGTTCAGTGGTTCACAGCTTCGTGTTCACCTGGATATTCAAGTCGGTGAACATACCATCGATTATGCGAATGTtgctcaaaaagaaaaattaactGAACTGCAACTACGCATTCGGCAACTTTTGGATCAAGTGGATCAAATTACGAAGGAACAAAACTATCAAAGA TATCGCGAGGAACGTTTCCGTCAAACAAGCGATAGCACCAACCAGCGCGTCTTGTGGTGGTCTTTAGCTCAGACAATAGTACTCGTGATAATGGGATTCTGGCAAATGAGGCATCTTAAGAGCTTCTTTGAAGCAAAGAAGTTAGTTTAA
- the LOC128720444 gene encoding multiple inositol polyphosphate phosphatase 1 — protein sequence MLPQITSNYVVTLVVLLCLGCSLVPPALADRWCADSSKDIVFRRLGTKTPYRHVQNKDVRNIATVDGCNVSKIWGLFRHGTRNPSKSIIEHMHTTLVELQRDILENGRLCREQLNIFERWKPQIKLEDAKLLVREGADELYNLGDRIRKRFAQLMPESYDETIFRFKYTKTERAEYSARNFTRGLFGRDELIEYPEALGRDPVLRFYKGCDKWKKTVKENPYSYREVDRFGGSKEMRSVIERLSKRIGTFVSPEEARAVYQTCAFETAWNERYISPWCLLFDKESITTMEYNEDLKYYWIDGYGYALTYQQACSAFTDLFASFDNVQSSQFTFYFTHSGTLLKSMAFLNLYKDDEPLTANYNRHKRRWRVSHIDAFGSNLYFALYKCPNQTQSIALYHQERLTHIPGCPEGALFCNYDHFRQLYDERIQQCDLNTMCSDPHVPSLKRDEL from the exons ATGCTGCCACAAATTACGTCGAATTATGTTGTAACTTTGGTAGTGCTTTTATGCCTAGGTTGTTCCCTGGTACCGCCTGCTCTTGCTGACCGGTGGTGTGCTGATAGTTCCAAAGATATCGTATTTCGCCGACTTGGAACCAAGACGCCTTACAGACACGTGCAAAATAAAGATGTACGAAACATCGCCACAGTCGACG GTTGCAACGTGAGTAAAATTTGGGGATTGTTCCGTCATGGCacacgaaacccttcgaaAAGCATCATCGAACATATGCATACAACATTAGTGGAGCTGCAGCGAGATATTCTGGAAAATGGACGGTTATGTCGCGAACAGTTGAATATATTTGAGCGGTGGAAGCCACAGATTAAGCTGGAAGATGCAAAACTGCTGGTGCGTGAAGGGGCTGACGAGCTGTATAACCTAGGCGACAGAATACGTAAAAGGTTCGCACAACTTATGCCCGAAAGCTacgatgaaacaatttttcgcTTCAAGTATACTAAAACTGAGCGTGCAGAGTATAGTGCACGAAACTTTACACGTGGACTTTTTGGACGTGATGAACTTATCGAATATCCGGAAGCCCTGGGACGGGACCCAGTACTTCGATTTTATAAGGGTTGCGATAAGTGGAAAAAAACAGTTAAAGAAAACCCGTACTCATACCGTGAAGTGGATCGTTTCGGAGGGTCTAAGGAAATGAGAAGCGTTATTGAAAGGTTGTCTAAACGAATTGGTACATTCGTTAGTCCTGAAGAAGCTCGCGCTGTGTATCAGACGTGTGCGTTTGAAACTGCATGGAATGAAAGATACATTTCACCCTGGTGTCTATTATTCGACAAGGAAAGTATCACAACGATGGAATACAACGAAGATTTAAAATACTATTGGATAGATGGGTACGGTTACGCACTAACATATCAGCAAGCTTGTTCGGCATTCACCGATCTTTTCGCAAGTTTCGACAACGTACAAAGTTCTCAGTTTACATTCTATTTTACGCATTCGGGAACGCTTCTGAAATCCATggcatttttaaatttatataaagATGACGAGCCACTGACCGCGAATTATAATCGTCATAAAAGAAGGTGGCGAGTTAGCCATATTGATGCATTTGGATCCAACCTGTACTTTGCCTTGTACAA GTGCCCGAACCAAACGCAATCCATTGCTCTTTATCATCAGGAAAGACTTACACATATTCCGGGATGCCCAGAAGGTGCATTGTTTTGCAATTATGACCATTTTAGACAACTTTATGACGAACGGATTCAGCAATGTGATTTGAATACTATGTGTTCCGACCCGCATGTGCCTAGCTTGAAAAGAGATGAGCTTTAA
- the LOC128731038 gene encoding solute carrier family 35 member F6 has translation MAWSQKQFLFALTMVVTGSINTLSTKWADNIESEGSDGQVRRFQHPFVQACAMFLGEFLCLLTFKAVYYHMRRKNNGAEDRHDLVQGNREFSPFILFVPAMCDMLATSIMYVGLNLTYPSSFQLLRGSVIIFVAILSVAFLNRTLVKREWFGIGFIMVGLVVVGLSDVVSNDNTGSQYTKNNVITGDLLIILAQIITAVQMVYEEYYVTALNIPALQAVGWEGFFGFSVLGTLLLPMYFIHVMYPFNSNAHGVLEDLPDALAQLGNNYQLIMAICGMIVSIAFFNFAGISVTKEISATTRMVLDSVRTLVVWMVSLLLVWQKFHYLQLIGFAGLLFGMCLYNDIVVLQTYRRLKVALLLRIGRQSSDRMSEVIINRQADEPDR, from the exons atggcCTGGTCGCAGAAGCAGTTCTTATTCGCACTTACTATGGTAGTAACGGGCTCCATCAATACTCTAAGCACAAA ATGGGCTGATAACATCGAATCCGAAGGATCAGATGGGCAAGTGAGACGATTCCAGCATCCATTCGTGCAGGCGTGTGCGATGTTTCTTGGAGAGTTTCTTTGTTTACTCACCTTCAAAGCCGTGTACTATCACATGCGTCGTAAAAAT AATGGTGCCGAAGACCGGCATGATCTCGTCCAAGGCAATCGTGAGTTTAGTCCGTTCATCTTGTTTGTGCCAGCTATGTGCGATATGTTGGCGACTTCCATAATGTATGTTGGTCTCAATCTGACCTACCCCTCTAGTTTCCAGCTGCTAAGAG GATCAGTCATTATTTTCGTGGCTATACTGAGCGTCGCATTTCTCAACCGTACATTAGTTAAACGAGAATGGTTTGGAATTGGCTTCATTATGGTGGGCCTCGTAGTCGTCGGTTTGTCTGATGTGGTGTCGAACGACAATACGGGCTCGCAATACACAAAGAACAATGTTATCACTGGCGATTTGCTGATCATACTGGCACAAATTATCACTGCGGTGCAGATGGTGTACGAAGAATACTATGTTACCGCGTTGAATATTCCAGCTCTCCAGGCCGTAGGATGGGAAG GTTTCTTCGGCTTTTCCGTGCTAGGTACATTACTGCTGCCAATGTACTTCATTCATGTGATGTATCCATTCAACAGTAATGCACATGGTGTACTTGAGGATCTGCCCGATGCACTCGCACAGTTGGGCAACAATTATCAACTAATCATGGCCATATGTGGTATGATTGTGTCAATTGCTTTCTTCAACTTCGCGGGAATCAGCGTGACAAAGGAGATATCCGCAACCACTCGGATGGTACTCGACTCTGTGCGCACTCTAGTCGTCTGGATGGTTTCACTGCTGCTAGTTTGGCAAAAGTTTCACTATTTGCAGCTCATAGGCTTCGCCGGGCTTTTGTTCGGGATGTGCCTGTACAATGATATTGTGGTTCTTCAAACCTACCGGCGATTGAAAGTTGCTCTGTTACTGCGTATAGGGCGACAGTCGTCTGATCGGATGAGTGAGGTAATAATAAACCGGCAAGCGGACGAACCGGACCGTTAG